AATTCTTTCTCGCAGCGCTACAAAAGAAAAATTGCGCATGTACACGCACGCATTACAAACAATGGGTTCTTTCCCGTACGATTTCTGAGCATCTCGCCACGCACACAGATTGTGTGGCATAACCGTATAACTGCCCCCTGGCACACACGCATCGCATGCTCCGCTTTTTGCCCCGGCTTTTTTGCATATTGGGCATTGTGTATTTCCGTGCGCAATAGCGTTTTTTactgtatttgtgcacgcaaaaaatccCCGCACCAatactctcagccattgaaacggCCAGTTAGTATAATGAGTTCAGGACGTGCTCCAtccctgcacaaatgcgcagcAAACTAGAGCGTGCTGCGGTGtttttgcacgactgaaatgtTCACGCAAAATACACGTATGCGAaccaatccattgaaatcaatcagttcTATTTTCTGCAGATTGCGTGTGCAAAAATTTACATGTGCAAATGCTCACACATACGGCGTGCCACAGGCCTGAGGCCGGATTTGCGCACACGGctacgtattttactgtactttttgcgtgcaaaaaaaacacatcaatcagCCATTGAAATGACTAATAGTTCATGAGTCTAAAATATGCGCTTTctttgcgcaaatgtgcaggaaaacagaacaaGCTACTTTTTCTTTGCGTTACGGAATTGCGCAGCAAAATATATGGATGggaacgaactcattgaaatcagttgtTTTTGTTACCGGCCGGTTCACACGAGTGTAATCGTCTTTGCGCACGTCTGAGTGTAGCATTTTCGCACTAggatttttttgtgcacgtatcgTCGTATTTCACAGTCATTTTTGCGCCAAGCGGCACGTTTATTTGTGGGCGGCAAAGATTGAAaaggctaatgagttccagacgtgttctttttcctgcgccttTACAGCGTTTTTACACATCTCCCTTCCATCATTGACTTCTACGCTGACCTTTGGTGcgaaaatatgcagaaaaatagaacatactgttttggtttttttgtgcgCGACCAAAACGCACGTGCAAAATACAAAGTCTCTGCGTATTacaaatacattcatgtgaagtCGGCCTAATTGAAGAAATGATGTGTGATATGTACTCAGACTGCCCTGCTTGTACAGGGAGGCCATCTTGCCCACTGATTATATACAGTCTCCATGGAAACAGCTTCCAGTGAGGAGTCCGCGCAGCACAGGGTAGCTATCACGTGACCTAGACGGCAGCTCAGCATGGACTTTCTACCCAAAACGCCAGGTGGCGCTGTAGAACGTGAGCGCCGGAGCGGCggactctctgcaccgccggcagcagcagctgactggctcgCTGTTTCCGCTTCCGCTGCTCGCTCGTGCCCTCAGCAGACATGCCTGAACTCAGCAAGGAGGCCAAACAGCGGCTGCAAAAGCTGTTCAAGTGCGGACAGTTCACCATCCGCTGGGGATTCATCCCCCTCGTCTTGTACTTAGGTCAGTAATACTCTACACCCCCTACGCTCAGCGGTTGGggaaccacaagtcccagcatgtcTGCTGCTGAATGCTGCGTTATTGGGCTCTGTGTCTCGTGCAGTAAAGAGGGACCATCCCAATATGTACAGAGTCCCATATTATAACTAGTGTGGCTGGCTGCTCTGAAGGAGTGCTCcgccatttaaagggattgttgatGACctgctgctgctcaggatccccatctGATTCCCGTCACTACGGGCAACGCAGGAAGCAATCGCGCTGACCATAGCGTAACGGCCCGGGTTGGTATCGCATTCATTGGGAGTTGTATCTGCAACTAACCCAGGCTGCTGCGCTACGGTCAGTGcgatctgcttcctgcgctgtccGTACTGAGgatcaccgccactcactgatgGCGTTACTGGGAATTGGACGAATGGCGAGGATCCCGAgcgtcggacccccactgatcatctactgatgacctgtgCCAAGGAGAGGTCGCCAATAGAAAAAGACCTGGACAATgctttttaaggcctcatgtccatggggaaaacgTATTTTAAAAATTTGCGCATGATATTCGCGGCCAtcgggaatcattgggcacccgcagttaaatacctgcggatgtaattttccCCTGGTGTGCCGATCGCCAGGGGAaaatgaagccaatggaagccgtccgatccgccaCACAGTCGCGGATAACGCtatggctgtgccgcggattTACGGGAAagctggagtttaaaaaaaataaaagaaggtaCGGCGCATGCCAGCAGCAGACCGCCGGCGTCCCGagcgcatccgccgtgcagaagaaagaaaatccgtctGCGACGGAGGAGAGCCGCACCGCGCTGTGCCCAGACAGGTGAgcaaatgtcatttttggcctcatgtctgccgGCACGGGTGGagtccgctgtgggattctgcctcGGTAAAccgtgcgtgtccgtggacatgaggcctaaaccgcGTTCTCCCATCGGAGCGTTAGGCCTTATTCATATAGGTGAGTGTGATTGTTATCCGTGAAAAACAGGGGATTTGTTGGCGTGCTCTCCGTGAGTTTTTGCTTGGTCGATGTGCGAGGGTTACCTCCTTTTTCTGCGTATTACAAAAAGGAAGGCGGCCGGCTGAGGTCACGTAAAattcccaatgaagtcaatgggggtgggaAAGAAAACAGACAGCACTCACATGCCAGGCCAATGCATTCCGCTCGGGCTccacaccgatcagctgattgaggaggatgcagcctcttctcaggtaTGTGACATGGCGTTCATTGGTCACATAGTCTGAGAGCCACTCGGTCCCATTCACGTGAATGTATTGAGTCTCTACACCGGGCGCTGCCAATATACAATGTACGGCATTATACCTAGTATGGACTGAAAAGACCACGGTATTCACCGAGCCCCGCTGTCACTACAGTCAGCTGATCGTGGGGATCCGAAGCGACGGACCCCGTCAAtcaaccattgatggcctatcttgaggGCCAGTCAGTCGTCAATAGTTTAGCCCCCTTTGATTGTAATTGGCGCTGTGCTCATGCAGCGTTCACCCTGGGGTTATTAGCGTTTAGTGTGGTCAGAATCTCTATATAAATGTGCATGTGCAGCGTAATCTAATCAAGAAGTAAGTTCACTTCTAAGCTATTTCCCTTCTGGGCATTGCTAATATATTCTTTACCAAAACTGATGATTTTGGAGGTTTCGGTTTGAAAAGGCGATAGTACCACTCTTAGCATGCCCTTGTTTCCTGGCATTACTGAACAAGCTGTAAATTCCCAAGACTGAGATGAGAGAAGTTATCAGACTATTATTCCACAAAGGGTTACACTTCTAAGGCCCTGGTACTCCACCGACCCTCACTGAGGGCCGTCGTACCCAAATAAGGGTAGTGGCCGATATTCATAAAGTTAAAGGGTTTGCCAAGCCTTGATCTATTGACGGCCTATCCTCAGGTGCCTGGCCTGTAATACCCAGCCAGGCTGCTGCATACATCCGCTATGTGGACGAGTGCGCTGGCCCAGTGATCATCTGATCGATGGGGATCTCAGGCGGCGGACCTCTGTTGATGAATTTTTAATGACCTATGCTAAGCGCTGGCAGCTGGTGGGTAATGTTCCATCAAAGGTAGGCAACTGTCTGACCCCCAGCAAGTATGATGCATGTATCCTATTCTAAGGTATAGTACACGTGTACAATACTCACGGGGCATCCGAACGCCTGTAGCAGCGTCCCTTCAGACCTGATAAAAGATTGGGTGTGAGAGAGGGGctcgataacccctttaaagatggtgAAAATTACTTTTTGCAGTGTCTTATTCACAATTACGGTTTTACACAACTGGATCTGAAGTGCGGATTCTGCGGTTGtggtccgcggtaatacacaggcattggaaggcatgtaGTTTTGAAATTTCCTTAATACTCACAGGTACAAATGGCGTATTCCGTGAGTGGGAGGAAAAACGCAGTATGCTCTACTTTACCGCGGATTCCGAGCAGACGGGCTCTATTGATATCTATGCATGCGTACGACCCGTAACCTATGCAGAGAGAGAATGCCTGCCCAAtcacagtatgatataatgctctggcattacatcatactgcaggagcgatcaaagcatcgcaagttgttgttccctatggggactaaaaacaaaaagtaaaaataagatcaatgaagttttactaattattaaaaaagcaaaaaacaaaaaaaaaaccttttgccatatttataataaaaaatctgactcataaaacaaaaatacatatttgtagagatgagcgagcgtactcggataagcactactcgctagagtaatgtgctttatccgagtatcgctgtgctcggggctaaagattcgggtgccgctgcggctgacaggtgagtcgcagcggggagcaggggagagcgggcgggagagagggagagaaagatcttacctccgttcctccccgctctcccctgcagctccccgctccgtgccggcacccgaatctttagccccgagcacagcgatactcggataaagcaaattactcgagcgagtagtgcttatccgagtacgctcgctcatctctacatatttggtatcgctgtgtccgtaaaagtctgatctatcaaagtaacactttATTTGcctcgcacggtgaacgttgtcagaaaaaaaaaaaaaagaatgccagatatGTGCTttattggtcaccctgtctccaagaaaaaaatgcaataaaaaggagggggcgcatcgttaaggggttaacgagCCGGACTTTTTCGGTACACATGCAAGCTGGTCCTGTAGTTCTACACTATAACGGTATTGTCCGGCCGCAATGCACCTCCATTTATTTTGTGATTGAGTCTTTACAGATCGGTTGTCACACATTTAGTTACGTGAAATCTtatcaacacttttttttttttaaaggatttaAAAGGGGAGCGGACCCAGGAATGCCCGAACCCAGCGTACTAAGGTAACTATTACAGAGACGTATGTGGTGACGCTATAGCATTGTCTAATGTAATGTCAGTGGTTCCCACATTGCACCATGAGTATGTACCACATACTGGGAGATGTAGCTAAGAAAATGTATCGTAAGTAGTGATTAAAGGTGAGTTCCTATATCCTGTGATATGGGATGGgatataatcaatggggtccgttcagcgctgttcggttccggcctgagatggagccgttcGGCCGCAGGGATACCTCTTTCCTGCTCCTCGTACGGAATCCCAAGCACaggtgtgaaaccgcccttagaCATTCTGTGGAAATGCTGTAAATGTCATAGATAAAACATTCCTTTAAGAAAACACTGTTTACTTTTTGTAGTGattaaaatggatttttttttctatcgtTTGATTTGCATAAAGGTTTTAGAAATTGAAAGTAAGGGCTGATGCCTGCGGACGGATTTCTAACGCGTttcacgtggcagaaatccgcagtgttatcccacagctattaggttctattgaacctaatagctcaatgttcacgctgcggaattcagcagcgtgaaagaaatcgtgGCATTCTCAAattgccgcggaaaaacccgcgtccggcttccattgtagtcaatggatgcTGTCCGTCGTCCGTTCCTTTTgcagtgagcacagcggaagtatcgtgtgatTGCGCACCACCGCCGGCCCGGTCATCGCCCACTGTtggcgcatcatgcgctgtactgcgtatgtgcgcTGGCTCGCCAGATGGGActcactggagaggtgagtatggggtctttggggggcgctgtgtcggattccgctggcggagtctggCACGGTCatcgacatgaggccttaaactctcTCCCTTCCACCATTCCAGACATCAGCACAGCCAGATGGGCTtcctttgaaactttttttttgtcacatgtCCTTATCCAACCAGTCAGTAGCTGTGGACGGGAAGGGAACTCTAAAATGTTTGGTGATTTATTTTTAGAGTCGGCCCTTGCTGTTTGGAGTGGGGGTAGTTTAAGAAAGTCATCTGAATCTTGACCGAAACCAAATATGTAGGAGGTATatccctttttatatattttgataAGTGCATTTTTCTCTCAGTGTGGAGGCCGTTAATATTTGCATTAGAACTTCCTCAGTTGGCTTCCAGAGATCTCCTTCGGAGGTTTCCCTAACCGcatttctttttccctttttgcaAACTTAACTCTTAATTTCTAACAATAGCTGAAAGCAGCTCCCCTATGATAGAGGATGTTACACAATACTACTTTTCGTAGCACACCCTACTATAATGTCCCTTTTAAATGGGAACTTTTACATTTCACAAGTTGTCAACAAATCGGCCTCCTGGTAAAAATAGTTGACTTCAGACTTTCCAGTTACAAATATAAATGGGTATTCCAGAGAGTAAAACTTTAATTCGGGTTTTCGCCCATCCACcgaatgggtgaaaactgatagagcGGTGGGCATCCGACTGCTGTAATGCCGCCGTGCATGCATAGCTGTGGCTCCATTTATTACAATGGGGCTGCCGAAAATGGCTAAGCACTATATACATAACTATCTCTGCAAGTCCCATTGAAGCAGTGGTCCACTGTAGAGTTGCAATGATGGGGAGGGTCAACTCTGCATTGAGAAATATGGGGGGCGTGGGTCTTTTTCAGTGTCGGCGCGGGCTTATCAGTGATTAACCACCATCCTTATGACTAGACTGTAGCGTTGAGGGTTTGTTGTTCTTCTTGTTGTGCCAAGAGTCTATCTGATTTATTAGCAGAGTAAAACTGTGACGCATGAGTCAAAGTAATCGCCTCTCAGCCTGGCGCGTTAATATATAATCAGTGCTAATCTGGTATCCTTAATTTTTTTGTATAGTGGGTGCCATTTGTAAGCAAATTCCAGTTTCGCTATTTTATATTCCGAATGAGATTGTGCCTGTGTCCTTGCTTTCTTTAATTGTGAAGGAGGGGTAATGACTCCCCGGAACACTGGTTTGTGCGCCAGCAAACCTCTACTGATGGCGAATCAGAGGCCCTTTTAAACACTACAGTTATCGCCTAAATGGCCCAACGATTGAACCAATTGCCGACCTTTCAGCATAAAATGACACGCACCTAATCATCTCTTTATTTCCCTCGCACACCCAGCTGAGCTGTTTATGAAAGGGTTATCTGGCCAGGAGAATTTCATTGTATTCTCCTGGCATGAGTATACAGTGTATTAGATGTTagtgctgtaacatggcagcatgaaCATCTAATAATGTAACCCTAAGAAGAAAAGTAACCCTCACCTTAAGGGTGCAGGGCAGGCACACTGTGCAGCGATCAGCTCCATGGCGGCCGCTCCAGCACTCACAGTTCACCACAGCTCCCAATGCTGCCACAGCCTGCGCTTTTGGTCCTCTGCTGGAAAATACATCCAGCCGCTGTCTCTGTGGTGCATCCTGGCAGCCGGCTGTTGGCTCCGTGCTGCCTATGTCCTTCCTGACGTACGGTCCCCCGCTCACTGCTCCCAATGCTGCTGCAGTCCGCTCTTCTAGTCCACCGCCGGGAAAGCCACAGTCCGCGATAGTGGTCCGCCGCCTGGGAAACCCATTGCAGCTAGGATTccttagtgcccttccaggacctacaacCGATTCACCTCAGCAGCCAATCAGGTttagggggcatcacccccctgtctatcttggctccaccaggacttcatggtggcatcaagatacaataatacgaACGTCATGTTATAAAACTATGCACTACAACTATGCACTATCTGCTAATTCCTTTTACCTCTGATTAGACATCTGGATGCTGGTGTTTTCGTGATTAGTCATGCATTACTGAAAGTATTCATGCCCATTCACATCCTGTAGCTAGACAGGAGATTGATGATATTGCGCTGTAACATGACTATTGGTTTGTCGACCGTTCACCACCCTTGCTTTTCAGAGAAATGATCCTTATTTTCCTAtgtaaaaataacattttaaaaatgGTTATCAGATCATTCCCGTATTTCACATTACATGATAATTCACTCTTATCAGCTATTTCAGACTTGGGCGCAGAGGAGTAGTGTCCACTAATAGGACTGATGGACCGCCCTCCATAATTATAACTATAACTCTTAAATTCTGAACTTTTGTATATATTAACTTTTGTAATATTTCATGCTCATTAAAATTTCCTTGGTGGTTTAAAGAAGTGGAGGGATTAACGTCACTAACTTTGATCTCATGGTCCAAACTTGGAGTCCCATGCAATGGCAGGCAGTGGGTTTTGATgtggttcttgaggacaggacaCTTCAAATGTTAGAATGTTGAATTATATATTTTactagagagagagaaaaaaggacCTTGGAGGAATCTGATGGGAAGATCGGCTAATGAGAACTTCGAGAGGTTATGAGAACTGAAACTTATAAATAACTTATGTGAAATAGTCTTCAATCCAGATAAGTGTCCCGGGAGCCTGGGGGCCTGTGCTGCCTGTATATTCCTCCGTAGTAGGCTATAGGTAATTCAACGCTGGTTACATGATAGTAGGAAGCTTATCTACAGGGTAAACATTTGAAACAACAGCTACTTTTGGTTGTCCACTTGCCCCTGCTCAAGAAGAATTCGGGGTAGAATGGCACTCGCAGTTGGCCAAGGCTGGCTTGCTGATGAGTCCAGGGAAGTGGACCAGATTGTACACTGACGGTTCGCCCAGGAGCCCGATGGAGGTAGATAACACCAGGGATGTTTCTTTACTGGTTAGTAACGACGAGAAATTTGGGTAGTGTTTTAATAGGAGTGCCAGTAGAGTAAGATGGCAGTTCCAGGCAGTCAGGCAAGTTATGGTGGCAGTTCTTGTTTCCTTTGCTGGGCAAGGTGCTCTATGAACACTCTGCCCAAGGAAGTGGTCAGGGGGGTCTGGCATTGTCACACCTCACCTCGCTTCCTCTTTTCCTGAGTGGATTTGGACCCCACCAATCCCTCATCGATGGCGTATCAATGCTAAACAAATTGCCCAAGATTTTAAAAACGGGCATGCTTTCTTCAAAACCGTGCCACACCTGTCAGTGGTTTGTATCTGGTATTACAACTctgttctattgaagtgaatggggctgaactgcaataccatacacaaccgGTGGACAGGTGTGGTCCTGTTTTTCTAGGCGAAAGCAGCTAAGTttctctaatcctggacaacctctgaaaagttgattttggtacaacccctgtaaCCACCTATTCATAAAATAGGAGATAAGTCTGATAGGTGGTGCTCTCTGCCGAGGCTACCACCAGTCCTTGAGGACAGAGGCTCGTGTCTCCCTCTCCTTTTTGCTGCAGGCTCACTGTAAACCACCCTCCCGTGAAGTGAGGATGAGGTTGAATGGAGTGACAGTCGCGCATGTGCAgcatcgctccattcattttcagtggcaCTGCTGGGGATAGCAAAACGCTTGTACTtgactatttccatcagccccgccCTTGTAATTAATAGAGTGGCTCCGCGCATgcatgaccaccgctccatttggTCTCCACACCACCGTGGGTAGGTGAAGTGACAAGACAAGGTGGCCACGGGACCTGCGTTATCGAGACTGCTTGGCGTCTATGCGGTGAGACCTCCCCTGataagacttttatcacctatcttgtggatGGGTGATGAGTTTATTTTGGTACACCCCTTTTAAATTCTACAAAATCTGCATTATGAGCAGTTTCTGTGTTGcatagtgttaaggcagcagaaatgcagtcctaagctctcgctcacgacctgaaggttgtgagttcaatccctgcgtggttcagatagctggctcaaggttgactcaacctttcctccttccgaggtcagtaaaatcagtacccagcttggtggggggtgataaataaattacctgaaagcgctgcggaataagttagcgctatacaaataagatataTAATACACATCTAATCAAATCGCACATGActtcattttttctttctttgtacaTTGCGGAATTCAGAGCACCATACTGGCTGAATCTGGTCGTTATACCACAAATGACCAtatggcattttttttggcaaagcGGCATTTGAAATGGATTTGCCCGGTCCTGGTTTACTAGGAATTTTTACATTACACTGGCTTGTAGAATAAAAGCAGTTCACAACACAACATATAGGTGAATAAATCCTACTACAGGCTCATACACATGGGCATCTTTATGATACATAATAATACACAGCGCTGAAACCCCATGGATTTGCATTGGGGTGTTCAAGCGCGACCATATTAGACCGaaatagcccattgaagtcaaccgGAACTGGttgagtttttcttttttatgtgcgcaaaaaaaaaaccttacaggTCTAGAAACGCCTTGAATACGCAGAGTTTTGGCCCGTGAATACGACCAAATGTTTAATGGACTGAAACtaaatacgctcctgtgaatgaaCCCTACAGGGAACCGCCACACATTATTTACATTTGGCTGTGAGCTCATTGTAATGAGTGAATTTGCATGATTTTTGGTCAGAATCTTTTTCAGGAAAATTCCCCAAATTAACAAGAAGTAAAATGTATTCCTCCATTCATAACATCGCTGTCTCAACAGAAGGGAAACTTCTTACAATGTTGCTGCCGGCTTGCTGACTCCACAATCTTTACTGGTATTGAACTTGGACAGGACTTTTCACAAAAGCAAATTAAATTGACTAAAGTCCTGTATGAGGTCAGCCGGGTAACTGTTCAATACTCGGTATATGGGGCTTAGTATAGTTGGTGATGTCAGTCAGATTGAGATCTTCAAGAAAAGCTTCTCCTTTGCTTGTGGAGGAAAGCTTACGGCAAGAAATGCTGAAAGAATTGATTTAGATGAAGTCCTGATggatctttaaaatgacattacaAGCTTGTATCGCCACAACATTACAACCTCTTCATATACAGCCGCTGTAAACTAGTGTATTCCTCTGCTGATACAAGGTTTCCGGTTGTCAAGAAGGGATTGAAGTGATGGTTTGCAGACTATGGACCATGCAGATGATATACAGCAGGACCACAATTGGTCTTGACTTTGTGCTGCTCTTGCCGTTGGGACATCATGACACAGTAGCTGGTCCAGTTGCTACTGCCATAACATAAGCTGTGGTGTAAAAGCATATCGTACACCATAGGAGCCTAAGAACCCTCTTACTGGGCTCTGTGTAAGACGTGATGATCGATTGATATTAACACGTGAAATATCATCACACAGGTCAATGCAAACTGTATGGGGGGCAAATGGTCATTAATACAATTGTGGTCGGCAGCACATCCTCTTCTTACatagggagatgtgctgccaacaacaaaAGACCCAATGAGCCGCCCATCGAGTATTTTCTTGCTGACCGCCACCCGCTTTACACTTTGCAATAATCAGGAacgaatgttaaaaaaaaaaaaatcttgttcagCCAATTATCTGCCCTTGTAAAATAGTCTTTATTCATAATGCTATCACAATGTGTTATCAGGCGTGTAGATAAACCTACCTCCACCATATTTATGCAAGCATTCAGCTTCTCAGtcttaggctgggctcatacAGCCGTGTGCGGAACCCATAGCTGATTCCAGCTGTGAGgctggccgtgaccctgcgtacgtcCGCGTAATTGTATTGTGTATGACCGCGTGCgtatttcaaaatctcatccactttgctgctactgtaaatgccgcgaATTTCCGTGCTTAgggtctgccccgtgtgaaccccacATAAGGCCTCCAGCACACTTGCGTTTTGGGGTCCGTGTTAATGCATGTACGGTTAGAGGAAGGAAGGTTTCATCCTCAgcaaagaagggggttctttactgtaagagtagtgagactgtggaactctctgcctgaggacgtggtgatggtaaaatccatagagaagtttaagagggaactagacctCTTTCTAGAGCTCTACGACATTACAGTATATAGACAGTAAATAGCcagagggttgttgatccggggatcttccgactgccggactttgagtcaggaaggaacgTTTCAcggaagagtgttgatccagggattattctgtctgCTAATAAAGAGCTCAGAAGGattttgccccccaaaatgggataaattggcttctacctcattgaaattttttcttgccttcctctagatcaacatatggggtggaaacaggctgaactgaatggacatttgcctttttttcagcctagcatactatgtattTGTGGTGTATGTAGATGTCATCTGCTGAATATATGATACAGTGGAGGAAACCTATTCTAAAGAGCATAGTTGACTATTTTTGCAATAATTTTCTCTTCGTGCGTAATGCATGCAGTTGTGCGCCATCAGTTAAATACAATGGGTGATTCGTATATGGCATGCCACGAAAAAGTGGAGATTATTGTGGGGGACCTGTTGTTGGAACTGTTGTCTTGCATGTCTCCTTACTGGAATAGATCCCAGCTATACACAATGTCTGCTTAAATATTATTAGCGATTACAGGTCCGTTAAGAAATAGAAATCTAGATAATAATACActgtattcccttttttttcagtttattaTGGGGATGAAGACCTTGGCATCACAGGCACCTGATATATGGAAACCAAGTATCAAAGAAAAAGCACCACCAATGACTATTCTTGCATACAACATAAAGTATGGGTGATTCTGGTGACTGATGATATGACCCGGATCGGTGACATCTTCCTGGTCAGATTGTTTTTCTGCAGTGCAGTGTCCGTGAAGAAGCGACATCAGAAGTGTGAAGGCCTCATTCCTATTATTTAGACATTTCTTacttgctgtgttctgttttgtaCATATGTGATCTGCTGTACATCTTTCTAAATGTATTCATCCTATGGTGATTCTCTAGTTCAATAAAGATTTCCAATATTGCAGGAATAATTCATGTCCACAAATACAGGCTCATAATTGAAGTTTTTAATATCTAGTTACTGCTGGTGATTTGGATTCA
This genomic window from Eleutherodactylus coqui strain aEleCoq1 chromosome 12, aEleCoq1.hap1, whole genome shotgun sequence contains:
- the TOMM7 gene encoding mitochondrial import receptor subunit TOM7 homolog, whose product is MPELSKEAKQRLQKLFKCGQFTIRWGFIPLVLYLGFKRGADPGMPEPSVLSLLWG